The following is a genomic window from Rhodoligotrophos defluvii.
TCGTCGACAGTGGCAATGAAGTCCTCCTCCTCCACGGCATCCGCCGGGCGTCCCGTCCGCCGGACTTTGCTCATCCCCTCGGCCATGGACGCGAAATCTACTTCTGGAGCTTCATTGTCGCGGTGCTGATTTTCGCCCTCGGGGCAGGCGTCTCGCTCTATGAAGGCATCACTCACCTGCTCAACCCGGAGCCGATCCGTAATATCATGATCAACTATGTCGTGCTGGCGGCGTCGATGGTGTTCGAGGCGGGCTCCTGGCTCGTCGCCTTGAAGGGCTTTCGCAAGCAGAAGGGCAGCCTGGGCTATCTCGCCGCCATCCGGCAGAGCAAGGATCCGACCACATTCACCGTGCTGTTCGAGGACACCGCCGCGCTGCTTGGCCTGCTCGTCGCCACCGCGGGAATCACCGCAGCCCATGTGTTCGCGATTCCCGAATTTGACGGCCTCGCCTCGATCGGCGTGGGGCTGATTCTGGGTGGCACCGCCATCCTGCTCGCCCGGGAGAGCAAAGGCCTGCTGATCGGCGAACGGGCTTTGCCCGAGGTGGAGAGAGAGATCGTGGCGGCCGCCGGCAGCGACCCAGCCGTGCAACAGGTCAACGGCATGTTCAGCGTCCATCTGGCGCCGGACCAGATCGTGGTCGGCCTGAGCATAGATTTTCGCGATGAGCTCAAGGTCGACGAAATCGAGGCCTGCATCGAGCGCCTGGAGA
Proteins encoded in this region:
- a CDS encoding cation diffusion facilitator family transporter, which translates into the protein MTASNASRIVIYAALIGNVLIVITKFMAAALTGSSAMLSEGIHSLVDSGNEVLLLHGIRRASRPPDFAHPLGHGREIYFWSFIVAVLIFALGAGVSLYEGITHLLNPEPIRNIMINYVVLAASMVFEAGSWLVALKGFRKQKGSLGYLAAIRQSKDPTTFTVLFEDTAALLGLLVATAGITAAHVFAIPEFDGLASIGVGLILGGTAILLARESKGLLIGERALPEVEREIVAAAGSDPAVQQVNGMFSVHLAPDQIVVGLSIDFRDELKVDEIEACIERLENSLRRSRPEITAIFIKPQSAATWRARQLAHSNR